A single region of the Brienomyrus brachyistius isolate T26 chromosome 10, BBRACH_0.4, whole genome shotgun sequence genome encodes:
- the elf1 gene encoding ETS-related transcription factor Elf-1 has protein sequence MTTAVQHNDLVFDFASNGMDEIHQLDDPSVFPAVIVEQVPATDLMQVYSGLESEEVPNGIIADPPLDVAEEQIMPGDVVLSARPSGSDPGDSMETVEAAENLLNMESPNNILDEQRMINTYSNLLEPELSYISLRAEQLSGSNIDMSLDEESSMDETPRKNPTKPQKKHKAVRKPRAARSCSPISTPSLPLKKRSKEGKGNTIYLWEFLLALLQDKNTCPKYIKWTEREKGIFKLVDSKAVSKLWGKHKNKPDMNYETMGRALRYYYQRGILAKVEGQRLVYQFKEMPPDLVVIDDEDDQCSDSGPPSRGLSRGASRSAKGSAVMRPVKREASPAVVYPGVVEKPSGQLLQAVHMLPSSQALDGPTPSHTIRALNGPTTVPVVLTSAAQGGGTVTLQTVPLTTVLANSDSSHGSPQRVILHTVPSSTAGGKDVLTFQTAGLTAGTAGLPDSLQTQQLLVTGLSTSGGGVISTAGQCNGLPRLVTLSPGGQPVVAQQPGTVIATVLKPSELRSLQVKEETLDPQYLQSLVNSDPVACISYGEREAECGHRTVIISGGQEGALNGHSEQGEGPSSSPGEGLTPVVELEELEETKVLDVSEVHLIPVQVKTEPVET, from the exons CTGGATGATCCGTCCGTGTTCCCTGCGGTCATCGTGGAGCAAGTGCCTGCCACAGACCTCATGCAGGTGTACTCTGGGCTGGAGTCTGAAGAGGTGCCCAATGGCATCATCGCCGACCCACCCCTGGATGTGGCCGAGGAGCAGATCATGCCTGGTGACGTTGTGCTGTCCG CTCGACCTTCAGGCTCGGACCCCGGGGACAGCATGGAAACTGTGGAGGCAGCGGAAAACCTGCTGAACATGGAGTCCCCCAACAACATCTTGGACGAGCAGCGCATGA TCAACACCTACAGCAACCTTTTGGAACCTGAACTCAGCTACATATCACTGCGAGCAGAGCAGCTGTCTGGCAGCAACATAGACATGTCACTGGATGAGGAATCGTCGATGGATGAGACCCCACGCAAGAATCCCACCAAGCCACAAAAAAAGCACAAAG CGGTTCGCAAACCCCGGGCAGCACGCTCCTGCTCCCCTATCTCCACCCCCAGCCTGCCGCTGAAGAAGAGGAGCAAGGAGGGAAAAG GCAATACCATCTACCTGTGGGAGTTTCTCCTTGCCCTTCTGCAAGACAAAAACACCTGCCCCAAGTACATCAAGTGGACGGAGAGGGAGAAGGGCATCTTTAAACTTGTAGACTCCAAGGCTGTGTCCAAACTGTGGGGGAAGCACAAGAATAAGCCAGACATGAACTATGAGACGATGGGAAGGGCTCTCAG GTATTACTACCAGAGGGGCATTCTGGCCAAGGTGGAAGGCCAGCGTCTGGTGTACCAGTTCAAGGAGATGCCGCCGGACCTGGTGGTGATCGACGACGAAGATGACCAATGTTCGGACTCCGGTCCCCCATCAAGAGGCCTGTCCCGTGGGGCGTCCCGGTCTGCAAAGGGCTCGGCGGTGATGAGGCCCGTGAAACGGGAAGCCAGCCCCGCCGTGGTGTACCCGGGCGTGGTGGAGAAGCCGTCCGggcagctgctgcaggcggtgcACATGCTGCCGTCGAGCCAGGCCTTGGACGGACCCACTCCTTCACACACCATTAG AGCCCTGAACGGTCCCACCACGGTCCCTGTGGTCCTTACGTCAGCGGCTCAAGGAGGGGGCACAGTCACCCTGCAGACAGTGCCTCTGACCACCGTGCTCGCCAACAGTGACTCGAGCCACGGCTCCCCGCAGAGGGTCATCCTACACACCGTGCCCTCCTCCACGGCCGGGGGCAAGGATGTGCTGACCTTCCAGACCGCCGGATTGACCGCGGGCACCGCCGGCCTGCCCGACAGCCTCCAAACACAGCAGCTGCTGGTCACCGGCCTGAGTACCTCCGGTGGGGGGGTCATCAGCACCGCCGGCCAGTGCAACGGCCTCCCGCGCCTGGTCACCCTGAGCCCTGGAGGGCAGCCCGTGGTGGCTCAGCAGCCCGGCACGGTAATCGCCACCGTGCTGAAGCCCAGCGAGCTCCGCAGTCTGCAGGTGAAGGAGGAGACGCTGGACCCCCAGTATCTGCAGTCCCTGGTCAACAGCGACCCCGTGGCCTGCATCAGCTACGGGGAGCGGGAGGCCGAGTGCGGTCACAGGACGGTCATTATCAGTGGCGGCCAGGAGGGGGCGCTGAATGGACACTCTGAGCAGGGCGAGGGGCCGAGCAGCAGTCCGGGTGAGGGCCTGACTCCCgtggtggagctggaggaacTGGAGGAGACGAAGGTGCTGGATGTGTCAGAGGTGCATCTCATCCCCGTTCAGGTGAAGACTGAGCCTGTGGAGACATAG